TTTAATGCCGGCTTTTAACGCCGGATTAAAACGCCGGACGGCCGCCGCCATCAGCTCCGGCTGTTCCATTTATCGAGTGCGGTCTCCATGTTATCTTCCAGGGAGGTTGAGGCGTAGCACTCCTGGCATTGCACCCAATAGACCCCGACCAGCTCTGCGGCCATGGCCTGTTCGCTGCCGCAAAACGGGCACTGCTTCACTTCAACTTCTTCGGTAACGCTGCTGCCATTCCATTCCATCTTGCTCCTCCGTTTTATGCATTCGGTTCATCCCACTGTTTGTTCGACGCTCCAGACAAATGCCCGTATACCCTGCTGCCGTGCGCCTTTTTCAATCTCTTTGACTGCATCCAGCAAGCCTTCCACCTCTCCCTCGGGAAGAACTACGAGAAACGAACTGTTGAGGCTCGGCCAGGCGTGCGTCCCCATATGGGGGTCGCCGTCTTCGGAGCCTTTCCCCTGCACTTCGTTCCACTGCGTAAACCCGCGGATCTTCAAAGTGGCCAATGCATCTTTTACTTCATCTCCCACAATCATGTTGCAGATAATCATTACCGCTTTCATGGTTCTATCGTTTTTTTTGGATGTCTTGTTACACATGGAAATAGCCGGCAGATGCCGGGGCTGCACTCAGGGGTCACACGAACCCCGCCCCGGCACTGCCTTGATTGGTTACGCCACCAGTTTCTCCCTCTTCGCGTAGGTATAGAGCACCGGTACCAGATACATGGTGATGAAGGTGGAGAAAAGCAGTCCGCCGATCACCGCAATACCCAGTGGCTGCCAGGTTTCGGACCCTTCGCCGGTACTCAGAGCCAGAGGAAGCATCGCCAGCATGGTGGTAAAAGCCGTCATCAGAACCGGCCGCAGGCGATCCGTTGATCCTTCTATGACCGCCGTACGCAGAGTCATCCCGCGTTTCTTGAAAATATTCACATAGTCCACCAGAACGATCGCGTTCTTCACCACAATACCGATCAAAAGGATGGCCGCCAGAAACGCCATAATGCTGAGCGGCAGGCCGGTAATGAGCAGTGCGAGAAATACCCCGGTAAAGGAGAACGGTATCGAGAACATGATGATGAACGGATCCCGGTAGTTTTCAAACTGGGATGCCATAACCGCGAACACCAGAAAGGTGCACAGGATCAGGAGTGTCAGAAGGTCGCCAAACGCGTCCATTTGTGTCTCGTATTCCCCGCCGAAGTGGATGCCGATCGTCCGGGGAATTTCCATCTCGGCCAGCATGGCCTCCATATCTTCCAC
The sequence above is drawn from the Balneolales bacterium ANBcel1 genome and encodes:
- a CDS encoding Lar family restriction alleviation protein — translated: MEWNGSSVTEEVEVKQCPFCGSEQAMAAELVGVYWVQCQECYASTSLEDNMETALDKWNSRS